Proteins from a single region of Candidatus Omnitrophota bacterium:
- a CDS encoding helix-turn-helix transcriptional regulator, with amino-acid sequence MIRRKQLGLTMAALAEKVGCDRPLVSMWESGKATPSGHFLVVLGTVLNCEPKELYEFKEE; translated from the coding sequence ATGATTAGACGTAAACAATTAGGTCTCACCATGGCGGCGCTGGCGGAAAAGGTTGGTTGTGACAGGCCGCTGGTTTCTATGTGGGAGAGCGGTAAAGCAACGCCGTCCGGTCATTTTTTGGTAGTGCTCGGTACGGTGCTTAACTGCGAGCCGAAAGAGTTATACGAGTTCAAAGAGGAGTAA
- a CDS encoding site-specific integrase, with product MKRYSGVRLIERGVYEINYRPYKKASRVFKRVKADSLQEADQVRAEAKAAASRQFQISSDGKSRLHAGLSEIWDSIDKSLQSENRPRRTILRYRKTFFRLFSEFKDKKFPNMQEASRISLTFLEEYKSYYCVDLGMQGGWRAELIVVKAIIGRMYRLGYCEEAAVNLRKLLQAPKAIKKSFPDIPVSKIKELLSFIKSDRPDYYPLMYFIVRTGRRIEESTLIERRDVVWNGIRPMQINIRAETTKMRENAPLKSLDAELEDVVRQAYKSSMRHKAPWLFLNKHGKKCSQTRVRNYLKESSLNIIGVEITPHYFRHRFFTECGKNNLPLIDVMEISGLKDVKIMNKYYSHGTVEGRANVLEKTGF from the coding sequence ATGAAAAGGTATTCCGGCGTAAGACTGATTGAGCGAGGAGTTTACGAGATAAACTATCGCCCTTACAAGAAAGCCTCGAGGGTTTTCAAAAGGGTGAAGGCTGATTCTTTGCAAGAAGCCGATCAAGTAAGGGCTGAAGCGAAGGCTGCAGCCAGTAGGCAGTTTCAAATAAGCTCCGATGGTAAATCTCGTCTTCACGCCGGATTATCTGAAATATGGGATAGCATTGATAAGAGCTTGCAGTCTGAAAATCGTCCCAGACGGACTATCCTTAGATATAGGAAGACGTTCTTCAGGTTGTTTTCTGAATTTAAGGACAAGAAATTTCCGAACATGCAAGAGGCAAGCCGTATTTCCCTGACATTCTTGGAGGAGTATAAGAGCTATTATTGTGTAGATCTGGGGATGCAGGGTGGTTGGCGCGCGGAATTAATAGTCGTAAAGGCGATTATAGGCAGAATGTATAGGTTAGGTTATTGTGAGGAAGCCGCAGTCAATCTACGAAAGCTTCTCCAAGCACCAAAAGCTATAAAGAAATCGTTTCCCGATATTCCTGTAAGCAAGATCAAGGAATTGCTATCCTTTATCAAAAGCGATAGGCCCGATTACTACCCGTTAATGTATTTTATCGTTCGCACTGGGCGGCGCATTGAAGAATCCACTCTTATTGAAAGAAGAGACGTTGTCTGGAATGGGATCAGACCGATGCAAATTAATATAAGGGCCGAGACGACCAAAATGAGAGAGAATGCGCCTCTGAAGTCGCTGGATGCCGAGTTAGAGGACGTGGTTAGACAGGCATACAAAAGCAGTATGCGGCACAAGGCTCCTTGGCTTTTCCTTAATAAGCATGGCAAGAAGTGCAGTCAGACTCGGGTGCGCAATTATCTGAAAGAATCGAGCCTCAACATCATAGGGGTAGAGATTACTCCGCATTATTTTCGGCACCGGTTCTTTACGGAGTGCGGTAAGAATAACCTGCCTTTAATTGATGTTATGGAAATATCAGGTCTTAAAGACGTAAAGATTATGAATAAGTATTATAGTCACGGTACCGTCGAAGGACGGGCAAATGTTCTTGAAAAGACGGGGTTTTAG
- a CDS encoding prepilin-type N-terminal cleavage/methylation domain-containing protein — MQSLRHKSNTTGVTLVELIVAIVLIMIIALTSVEFLNQYYRLSLNTTKKLMIANLARAKMEELYMSDPEDWTTGSDTITLLNKVYNRSWTKSNGTDYVKMKIIVQ, encoded by the coding sequence ATGCAAAGTCTGCGTCATAAAAGCAATACTACGGGCGTTACTCTGGTCGAGCTTATCGTCGCGATAGTGCTGATAATGATAATCGCGCTTACAAGTGTAGAATTTTTAAACCAGTACTATCGCTTATCTCTTAATACTACCAAAAAGCTGATGATAGCGAACCTTGCCCGCGCGAAAATGGAAGAGCTATATATGAGCGATCCCGAGGACTGGACGACTGGTAGTGACACCATTACTTTGTTAAATAAGGTATATAATCGTTCATGGACTAAGTCGAACGGAACGGACTATGTAAAGATGAAAATAATCGTACAATGA
- a CDS encoding tail fiber domain-containing protein, with product MGKRTIMACGIILTAVFLAGDFVLAEEIKLTTLVPQTTVLRASKGFIGDLYATQSDASLNAGRLSIAGEDSGIGINAFDSELPSQDYPLYIKTYNMANTSIGLYSSLQGQALDISPQGITQSGPFMYGNFRLKSAKRMNLEIGDSASSSVIISITTNSAYTASYTYLQATTTYVTGALQVQGNITYYAGLTYGSDIRLKKNIDTLSEGALEKLTKLRGVTFEWRRGEIEDIELPEGRQIGLIAQELEKEFPELVSTADNGYKAISYDKLTVVLLEGIKELKAKNDLLEKRIAALEARGK from the coding sequence ATGGGGAAACGCACGATTATGGCTTGCGGTATTATTCTGACGGCGGTGTTTTTGGCGGGTGACTTCGTTTTAGCCGAAGAGATTAAGCTTACCACCCTTGTTCCACAAACTACGGTATTGCGGGCAAGCAAAGGTTTTATAGGGGATCTTTATGCTACGCAATCCGATGCTTCTCTTAATGCAGGAAGATTGTCTATCGCAGGCGAAGACAGTGGTATCGGTATAAATGCCTTTGATAGCGAGCTACCATCTCAAGATTACCCACTCTATATTAAAACATATAATATGGCCAATACAAGCATAGGCCTTTATAGCTCTCTTCAGGGACAAGCACTTGATATTAGTCCACAAGGCATCACCCAGTCCGGCCCATTTATGTATGGAAACTTCCGTCTAAAATCCGCTAAACGCATGAATTTAGAGATCGGTGACAGCGCATCTTCCAGCGTTATTATATCGATAACGACTAACTCTGCATATACAGCCAGTTACACTTACCTGCAAGCCACTACAACGTACGTGACAGGTGCCCTTCAAGTTCAGGGGAATATAACTTATTACGCTGGTCTTACCTATGGTTCTGATATTCGGTTGAAAAAAAATATAGATACATTATCGGAAGGTGCTTTGGAAAAATTAACAAAATTACGAGGTGTAACATTTGAATGGCGCCGCGGCGAAATTGAAGACATAGAATTACCCGAAGGCAGGCAGATAGGCTTGATAGCCCAGGAACTCGAAAAAGAGTTTCCAGAGCTTGTTAGTACGGCCGATAACGGTTATAAGGCGATCTCCTACGATAAGCTCACTGTTGTTTTGCTCGAAGGCATAAAGGAACTAAAGGCTAAGAACGATTTGCTCGAAAAACGTATAGCGGCACTCGAGGCGCGCGGGAAATAA
- a CDS encoding prepilin-type N-terminal cleavage/methylation domain-containing protein, with protein MNKRGMTLVELIVTMVLGGVLLLAMAVQFAADARIRKSINDQNTANQEAVVIVEHMTRVMRFASASTISTCEWGLWGYVEGGHNVPGFAAATTTFVEYANISGELRYWYNCSDTTGQYTVIATGLSSFVVTKSGSNLTISFGVKKGDQGTAVKTTIHMLGA; from the coding sequence ATGAATAAACGCGGGATGACCTTAGTGGAATTGATAGTGACTATGGTTCTTGGAGGTGTCCTATTGCTTGCCATGGCCGTTCAATTTGCGGCAGATGCTAGAATTCGTAAGAGCATAAATGATCAAAATACCGCGAACCAGGAAGCGGTAGTAATCGTTGAGCACATGACTAGAGTGATGCGATTTGCGTCGGCATCTACTATAAGCACATGCGAATGGGGCCTGTGGGGCTATGTAGAAGGCGGTCATAACGTGCCGGGTTTTGCGGCCGCGACCACCACGTTTGTAGAATACGCCAATATTTCCGGGGAGCTTAGGTACTGGTATAATTGTAGCGACACTACAGGCCAATATACTGTAATTGCTACAGGCCTGAGTTCTTTTGTTGTGACAAAATCAGGAAGCAATTTGACTATAAGCTTTGGAGTTAAAAAAGGCGATCAGGGCACTGCTGTGAAAACGACCATTCATATGTTAGGGGCATAG
- a CDS encoding recombinase family protein translates to MITISSGGVVVGYVRVSTQNQVDHGEGLEIQRRKILDYCKEKNFNVDRFYEDKGISGAIRERPALLVLLKDCEAGKVNKVIVYKNDRLSRELTIALWLETQFKKHNVEVVSVADPAYDLEDPLQKAFKRIADVFAELEKEIITVRLEEGRINNAKNGERGSGAVPFGYRKIGDKLEVEPNEVQWVSKIFRWRAKGWSYTKIISELDNKNVMTKRSKTFSIGTLKYILSNKMYYGETNFGDIASKGNHEAIISKRLFMCVQRQKPASKLTAPYIV, encoded by the coding sequence ATGATTACCATATCATCCGGTGGAGTCGTCGTTGGTTATGTAAGAGTTAGCACACAGAATCAGGTCGATCACGGCGAAGGTCTTGAAATCCAAAGACGAAAGATTCTTGATTACTGCAAAGAGAAGAACTTTAATGTCGATCGGTTTTATGAGGATAAAGGTATATCGGGTGCCATTAGAGAACGCCCGGCTCTGTTAGTTCTTTTAAAGGACTGCGAAGCGGGCAAGGTTAATAAAGTAATAGTATATAAGAACGACCGATTAAGCCGGGAGCTGACAATAGCCCTATGGCTCGAGACTCAGTTTAAGAAACATAATGTTGAAGTTGTCTCAGTCGCAGACCCTGCCTATGACCTCGAGGACCCTCTCCAGAAAGCCTTCAAGCGCATAGCCGATGTCTTTGCCGAACTTGAAAAAGAAATTATAACTGTTCGCCTTGAGGAAGGTCGTATTAATAACGCTAAAAACGGCGAACGAGGCTCCGGCGCTGTCCCCTTTGGCTATAGGAAGATCGGGGATAAGTTAGAGGTAGAGCCAAACGAAGTGCAATGGGTAAGCAAAATCTTTAGATGGAGAGCAAAGGGATGGTCTTATACAAAGATAATATCTGAGCTGGATAATAAAAATGTAATGACTAAGAGAAGCAAAACATTCTCAATAGGAACGCTTAAGTATATCCTCAGCAACAAAATGTATTACGGGGAGACAAATTTCGGAGACATTGCAAGCAAGGGCAATCACGAGGCGATTATAAGCAAAAGACTATTTATGTGTGTTCAACGGCAGAAGCCGGCTTCAAAGTTAACGGCTCCCTATATTGTTTGA
- the trxB gene encoding thioredoxin-disulfide reductase has translation MVGDNYYDIVIIGGGPAGLTAALYACRARMKTLLVEKSLCGGQILVTDTIENYPGFPDGIKGPDLAEWMLKQAERFGLEVRMSEARAISPAPARGGAFGVELAECAGVSARAVILAMGARWNTLNIPGEKELGGRGVSYCATCDGPLFRGKEVIVVGGGDTALEDALFLTKFAAKVTIIHRRDKLRATKILQERAFANKKIEVKWNSVAVDIIGRDKVESIGIKDVKTEKHSEVKADGVFVLIGTTPNSAMVSGVIAMDEKGYILTDPDMRTSIDGIFACGDVRKKLLRQVITASGDGATAAFSAEHYVESMCGAEYK, from the coding sequence ATGGTAGGCGATAATTATTACGATATAGTGATAATAGGCGGAGGTCCGGCGGGGCTGACGGCCGCGCTATACGCGTGTAGAGCGAGGATGAAGACTCTTTTGGTCGAGAAGTCGCTCTGCGGCGGGCAGATATTAGTTACGGACACGATCGAGAACTATCCGGGATTTCCCGACGGGATAAAGGGGCCGGACCTTGCTGAATGGATGCTGAAGCAAGCCGAGCGTTTCGGCCTCGAGGTGCGGATGTCCGAGGCGCGGGCCATTTCGCCGGCACCGGCGAGGGGCGGCGCTTTTGGTGTCGAACTTGCGGAATGCGCCGGAGTCTCGGCGCGCGCTGTAATACTTGCGATGGGCGCCAGGTGGAATACGCTGAACATCCCTGGGGAGAAGGAGCTGGGCGGCAGAGGTGTCTCTTACTGCGCGACATGTGACGGCCCGTTATTCAGAGGTAAAGAGGTTATTGTTGTAGGCGGTGGCGATACGGCGCTGGAAGACGCGTTATTTCTTACGAAGTTCGCCGCTAAAGTAACCATTATTCATCGCAGGGATAAACTCCGGGCCACGAAGATATTGCAGGAAAGGGCATTCGCCAATAAGAAGATAGAAGTGAAGTGGAATTCCGTAGCTGTGGATATAATCGGGCGAGACAAAGTCGAATCCATCGGCATAAAAGACGTTAAGACGGAGAAGCACAGCGAGGTTAAGGCTGACGGCGTATTTGTCCTCATCGGGACGACGCCTAATTCTGCCATGGTCTCAGGGGTTATTGCGATGGACGAAAAAGGTTACATTTTAACAGATCCCGATATGCGGACATCGATCGACGGGATATTCGCATGCGGGGATGTGCGCAAAAAACTACTTCGACAGGTTATTACCGCTTCCGGCGATGGCGCTACGGCCGCTTTCAGTGCGGAGCATTATGTGGAATCGATGTGCGGGGCGGAGTATAAGTAG
- a CDS encoding LptF/LptG family permease, with protein sequence MKMLRDYILKEFFHSFLLSLIVFTFVLLVGNIIQLADLVINKGVDIFSVLKLFLFLIPWLLSFTLPIAALTAVILTFGRLSGDGELTAIKASGIGLARVSSPLLILGIIFSFLAFFMNDQVSPNASFASRRVIKEIGMKNPAAALEEGTFIRGFGNYVIFIYEIHGNKFRNIRIYQPQEGKTTRTIVAESGEINTRPGTSIVELKLFNGTSEEPSPTEPDSFYKLNFKTYNMTIDVSKMMKKEKLDKKVREMTVTELTAEIEKLKKQGVETTPLYVEIYKKVNMSIASFVLILMGIPLGIKAQRSEKSIGFGISLLLFAIYWGAFLGGIAMALRGAINPVLGVSLPNVVFFVFGLLLFIHTARR encoded by the coding sequence ATGAAAATGTTAAGAGACTACATACTGAAGGAATTTTTTCACTCTTTCCTTCTATCGCTTATCGTATTTACCTTTGTCCTCCTGGTTGGCAATATTATACAGTTGGCCGATCTTGTTATAAATAAGGGCGTCGATATATTTTCGGTGCTGAAGCTCTTCCTGTTCCTCATCCCGTGGCTTCTATCTTTCACGCTCCCGATAGCGGCGCTTACAGCGGTCATTCTTACCTTCGGGCGTCTATCCGGCGACGGGGAGTTGACCGCGATAAAGGCAAGCGGCATAGGTTTAGCGCGGGTGTCTTCACCGCTGTTGATACTGGGTATAATATTCAGTTTCCTTGCGTTCTTCATGAATGACCAGGTTTCGCCGAATGCCTCGTTCGCCTCGCGCAGAGTGATAAAAGAGATAGGTATGAAAAATCCTGCCGCCGCCCTGGAGGAAGGGACCTTTATCCGCGGCTTCGGCAACTATGTCATATTTATATACGAGATACATGGCAACAAGTTCAGGAATATCAGGATATACCAGCCGCAGGAAGGTAAGACTACGCGCACGATCGTGGCGGAGTCGGGCGAGATAAATACCCGGCCGGGCACGAGTATCGTCGAGCTGAAGCTCTTCAACGGTACGAGCGAAGAGCCGTCCCCGACGGAGCCGGATAGTTTTTACAAGCTGAACTTTAAAACGTATAATATGACGATCGACGTTTCGAAGATGATGAAGAAGGAGAAGCTTGATAAGAAGGTCAGAGAGATGACCGTAACCGAGCTTACCGCCGAGATAGAAAAGCTTAAAAAGCAGGGCGTTGAGACGACGCCTCTCTATGTCGAGATATACAAAAAGGTCAATATGTCCATAGCGTCGTTCGTTCTGATACTTATGGGGATACCGCTCGGCATAAAGGCGCAGAGGAGTGAAAAGTCGATAGGATTCGGAATAAGCCTTCTGCTCTTCGCCATATATTGGGGCGCTTTCCTGGGCGGTATCGCGATGGCTTTGAGAGGGGCCATCAACCCGGTCTTGGGCGTATCGTTGCCGAACGTGGTATTCTTTGTGTTCGGGCTTTTGTTGTTCATTCACACGGCAAGAAGGTAG
- a CDS encoding metallophosphoesterase, protein MKKAIKIIVLVVLAAAIYSFIPVVGLYLQKAPSFYTNVQAVEKLKGNTGGYFEFIVFSDNHAGLIINDSATLKLVRSINREGRFKKIPIDFVAVSGDVTFRGHKRDHDTYNKIRALINFPVISAMGNHDEDQDDGTFFKKYIGAKDFSFTDRNSYFIVLDSSLNNVNDGQFSWLEGELAKSAAYAHRFIIMHKPPFAPYFQSWYRPELSPWSYRFMKLCEKSKVDMVFSGHEHISKEKTFGGVRYVTCGGGGMPTQIPSSAGAFLHYTVVKVYGDYVDYEVRKIFPPVWEYFAFYMWKDIFYFLKDTLS, encoded by the coding sequence ATGAAAAAAGCGATTAAAATAATAGTATTGGTAGTGTTGGCCGCGGCGATATATTCATTCATACCGGTCGTGGGACTGTATCTTCAAAAAGCGCCATCGTTTTATACCAACGTCCAGGCCGTCGAAAAGCTGAAAGGTAACACAGGCGGATATTTTGAATTCATCGTTTTCAGCGACAATCATGCCGGACTTATCATTAACGATAGCGCGACGTTGAAACTCGTCCGCAGTATCAATCGCGAGGGGCGTTTCAAAAAGATACCCATCGACTTTGTGGCGGTTTCCGGGGATGTGACGTTCAGGGGGCATAAGCGGGATCATGATACCTATAATAAGATACGCGCGCTTATCAATTTTCCCGTAATAAGCGCTATGGGTAATCATGACGAAGATCAGGACGATGGTACGTTTTTCAAAAAATACATTGGCGCTAAAGATTTTTCTTTCACAGACAGGAACTCTTATTTTATCGTACTCGACAGCTCATTGAATAATGTAAATGATGGACAGTTTTCATGGCTTGAAGGAGAGCTTGCGAAATCCGCCGCATACGCCCATAGATTCATAATAATGCACAAGCCGCCTTTCGCGCCGTATTTTCAGTCGTGGTACCGTCCGGAGCTAAGCCCGTGGTCGTACCGCTTCATGAAGCTGTGCGAAAAGAGCAAAGTCGATATGGTGTTTTCCGGCCATGAACACATCTCTAAGGAGAAGACTTTCGGCGGCGTAAGGTATGTTACCTGCGGCGGCGGCGGGATGCCCACTCAGATCCCTTCGTCGGCAGGCGCGTTTTTGCATTATACGGTTGTGAAAGTATACGGTGATTATGTGGACTACGAGGTGAGGAAGATATTTCCACCCGTATGGGAGTATTTCGCATTTTATATGTGGAAAGATATCTTCTACTTTTTGAAAGATACGCTTTCGTAA
- a CDS encoding NUDIX hydrolase encodes MNNKIVFKGKLINVAVKKVRLPNGYVATLETIKHPGAALIVPFLDKNRVIMLKQLRPVIDAYIYELPAGTLDRGEKPMACARREIVEETGFSAKKLTYLGRIFPVPGYSTECISMYKAEGLRKVAHTAEKDEIIESRIFTRSEIRKLFRAGRIVDAKTIAAFAMCGWL; translated from the coding sequence ATGAATAATAAAATCGTGTTTAAGGGTAAACTTATCAATGTAGCGGTTAAAAAAGTGCGCCTGCCGAATGGTTATGTCGCCACCCTCGAGACTATAAAACATCCCGGCGCGGCCCTCATAGTGCCTTTCCTCGATAAAAACAGGGTAATAATGTTAAAACAGCTCCGGCCTGTGATTGATGCTTACATATATGAGCTTCCGGCTGGTACTCTCGACCGCGGTGAGAAGCCGATGGCGTGCGCGCGCCGCGAAATAGTGGAAGAGACGGGATTTTCCGCCAAAAAACTTACATACCTGGGCAGAATATTCCCCGTCCCAGGATATTCAACCGAATGCATATCAATGTACAAGGCTGAGGGGTTGCGTAAAGTAGCGCATACGGCCGAGAAAGATGAGATCATCGAAAGCCGTATCTTTACACGTTCCGAGATTCGCAAGCTTTTCAGGGCAGGCCGTATTGTCGATGCCAAGACTATAGCGGCTTTTGCCATGTGCGGGTGGCTATGA